A genomic window from Terriglobia bacterium includes:
- a CDS encoding Xaa-Pro peptidase family protein yields MNEPFSNRQRALRTRLAAAGVDALVVPQAANWYYLTGFTGEAGALVISRKGTALITDGRFTTQAREETRGVRVVQQKGSLYESVGQWLRGSRDKRIGYDPGALSVEQFRGLRRAAGKARTWLGRRGLVEGLRACKEAGELARMRQAALLAGKVLEGVLGLLKPGVRELEIAGEIEYQMRREGASGAAFESIVAFGERTALPHARPSPRKLGKNELVVLDLGAILAHYCSDITRTVYVGRAPKRIRGWYQGVLEAQQAAIATAQAGVECGEVDAAARRVLAGYGLDRRFVHSTGHGLGLEVHEEPRVARGQKQRLAPGNVVTIEPGVYVAGVGGIRIEDDVAVHLQSTEVLTRIPRDLIEL; encoded by the coding sequence ATGAACGAACCTTTTTCAAATAGACAACGCGCACTGCGCACCCGGCTGGCCGCTGCCGGGGTGGACGCGCTGGTCGTGCCCCAGGCAGCCAACTGGTATTACTTGACGGGGTTTACGGGGGAAGCAGGGGCGCTGGTGATCTCCCGGAAGGGCACGGCGCTAATCACGGATGGGCGATTTACGACCCAGGCCCGCGAGGAGACACGCGGTGTGCGCGTCGTCCAACAGAAAGGGTCGTTGTACGAATCCGTGGGGCAATGGCTGCGAGGGAGCAGGGATAAGCGAATCGGATACGACCCGGGAGCGCTGAGCGTAGAGCAATTCCGGGGACTGCGCCGGGCGGCCGGCAAGGCGCGAACCTGGCTGGGACGCAGGGGCCTCGTAGAGGGCCTCCGGGCGTGCAAAGAGGCCGGTGAGCTGGCGCGTATGCGCCAGGCGGCCTTGCTTGCGGGGAAAGTTCTGGAGGGTGTTCTGGGGCTGCTGAAGCCCGGTGTGCGCGAACTGGAGATCGCGGGGGAAATCGAATATCAGATGCGGCGGGAGGGCGCTTCGGGAGCGGCTTTTGAAAGCATTGTGGCTTTTGGGGAACGCACGGCCCTGCCGCATGCCCGGCCGAGCCCCCGGAAGCTGGGGAAAAATGAATTGGTGGTCCTGGACCTGGGTGCTATACTCGCCCACTATTGCAGCGACATAACCCGCACCGTGTACGTGGGACGGGCGCCCAAGCGGATTCGGGGCTGGTACCAAGGGGTTCTGGAAGCCCAGCAAGCAGCCATAGCCACGGCGCAAGCCGGGGTGGAATGCGGGGAGGTGGATGCCGCCGCCAGGCGGGTGCTGGCCGGGTACGGGCTGGACCGCCGGTTCGTGCATAGTACGGGCCATGGACTAGGCCTGGAGGTGCATGAGGAACCCCGGGTAGCGCGGGGTCAGAAGCAGCGGCTGGCGCCGGGGAATGTGGTAACCATCGAACCTGGGGTATACGTCGCTGGTGTGGGGGGGATTCGCATCGAAGACGACGTGGCCGTACATCTGCAATCAACAGAAGTGCTGACCCGCATTCCGCGGGATCTCATCGAGCTCTAA
- the accB gene encoding acetyl-CoA carboxylase biotin carboxyl carrier protein has protein sequence MKPKKAKKAAGGASFAAPEIQQIEQLLDFMSEHNLEEFEYSRGDLRIRLRKPSAGATLVPMRASVPEIIVAGEPSPGQAPGAAAEVRATEDLHLVKSPIVGTFYSAPSPGANAFVKVGSSVEAGQTLCIVEAMKLMNEIESDASGEVMRIFVESPSRKK, from the coding sequence ATGAAACCGAAAAAGGCGAAGAAAGCAGCAGGCGGTGCGTCGTTTGCCGCGCCGGAAATCCAGCAGATTGAACAGCTCCTCGATTTCATGAGCGAGCACAACCTGGAGGAGTTCGAGTACTCGCGGGGCGACTTGCGCATCCGGTTGCGGAAGCCGTCGGCGGGGGCCACTCTGGTACCAATGCGGGCTTCCGTGCCGGAGATCATCGTGGCGGGGGAGCCGAGTCCCGGACAGGCGCCGGGAGCAGCGGCGGAGGTGCGGGCCACCGAAGACCTGCACCTGGTGAAATCTCCCATCGTGGGGACGTTCTATTCCGCTCCGAGCCCCGGCGCGAACGCCTTCGTCAAGGTCGGGTCGTCCGTAGAGGCGGGACAAACGCTGTGCATCGTGGAAGCCATGAAGCTGATGAATGAAATCGAATCGGACGCCAGCGGGGAAGTGATGCGCATCTTCGTGGAAAGTCCCAGCCGGAAGAAGTAG